In a single window of the Flavivirga spongiicola genome:
- a CDS encoding dolichyl-phosphate beta-glucosyltransferase encodes MKTGIIIPCYNEEKRLDVNAFVEFIQSHNEFHLCFVNDGSKDNTLQVLQDVQKQAQTRVSIVDVKKNAGKAAAVRSGARYLFNRQDIDYIGFIDADLSTNFNDFKKLVDTLHNNDNLSLVYGSRGKGEGQIERNLFRNIFSKMVKMIVFLILGLPIEDTQCGAKVFRRNIIPVAYNRSFLTRWLFDVEIFLRLKKHFGSKAIMNKMYEQPLDRWVHVDDSKLGMKDALQIPLMLINIWFSYTVLSIFSNTLEAGKVITLDKINVINSSNIEIAA; translated from the coding sequence ATGAAAACAGGAATTATTATACCGTGCTACAATGAAGAAAAAAGATTAGATGTTAATGCTTTTGTCGAATTTATTCAATCGCATAATGAATTTCATTTATGTTTTGTAAATGACGGTAGTAAAGACAATACACTACAGGTATTACAGGATGTTCAAAAACAAGCTCAAACAAGAGTAAGTATTGTAGATGTGAAAAAGAACGCTGGTAAAGCGGCGGCAGTAAGATCTGGTGCACGTTACTTATTTAATAGACAAGATATAGATTATATTGGTTTTATTGATGCAGATTTATCTACCAACTTTAACGACTTTAAAAAGTTGGTAGATACTTTACATAATAATGATAATTTATCATTGGTTTATGGTTCAAGAGGAAAAGGAGAAGGACAAATAGAAAGAAATCTGTTTAGAAATATATTTTCAAAAATGGTAAAAATGATTGTATTTCTAATTTTAGGTTTACCAATTGAAGATACACAGTGTGGTGCTAAAGTTTTTAGACGTAATATTATTCCTGTAGCATATAATCGATCATTTTTAACAAGATGGTTATTTGATGTTGAAATATTTTTAAGACTTAAAAAGCATTTTGGTTCGAAAGCTATTATGAATAAAATGTACGAACAGCCATTAGATAGATGGGTACATGTAGATGATTCTAAATTAGGAATGAAAGATGCGTTGCAAATACCATTAATGCTAATTAACATTTGGTTTTCTTATACCGTTTTATCAATTTTTTCTAAT